The Fluviispira sanaruensis sequence AATATCCCATATCCTCGAGAGCATGGATTGCAATTGTTTTCCCCGAACCCGCAAGCCCAGAAATAATAACTAAACTTTTTTTATTTTGAGATTCAGTTAAATGAATTTCATTCATTTACCCCTCCAAGATTTGTAACACTTCAGCTAAACTCTTCGCCGATTTGAGCTTAAATCTTACCCGATCAATGCGCATAGTTCTGCATATATCAGCCATGATTTTTAAGGAAGAAATATATGGTTTTTTGGGGTTTTTAGGTGAAAGAATAACGAAAAATAGATAAGAAGGTTCGGAGTCGAGTGAGCTAAACTCTATGCCATGCGGGGCTAGAAAAAAATAAAGTTCAGTGTCAACTATTTTATTTAAAGAAGTATGCGGTATTGCAACTCCGAGATCCACACCTGTGCTTGCTTTCGCCTCTCTTTCTGAAAGACCTATAAATATTTCTTCTTCTTTAAGATTTTTTTTTACTTGAGAAATTTTAAAGGAAATTTCCTTTATCACGTCTTCTTTGTTGCGAGCTTCTAGGTAGAGCGGAGTTGATTGCTCTTTAATTAAATTGCGAAGTAATTCACTTGCCATGTTAAATTCACCTGCTTAACGAAGAAGTGCTTAAGAAAGGTGACCTCAAAGAAGTCGTACTGTTGATAGGTAAAAAATTCAATTCTGTCAATCCGAAGACGTGTGCTTAAAACATATTATATGATTTTTGATATTAAAAAAGAGGGTCAGTAAAACTGAACCCTCAATTTTAGATTTTGCTGAAAAGTTACTTTAACTGACTTTACGCACATGATCCTCAAAGTCAGAGACAAAATGAGTTTCAAATTTATCAAAAATATTTTCTGATTTTTGACTTCTAATTTTGCGTAATCTTAAATTTGTTGCACTGTAGTCTGACATTTCGCTCACTGAAGAAAATTCAGCACGTTTGTGTCGTGCTTTTTTAGTAACCTTTCTAAGAGAAGATTCTAACTTAGTGAGAACTTTATCAATACAATAACCGATATCGTTAGAATTTGCATTCACACATGTACTGAGTTTACCGGCAATAACAGATATTTTAACATGATGCTCAATTCCGTCTACACTAAAAAATGCTCGAACAGATGTTGTATTTGCTGAAAACTTTTCTATGCAATCTAGAATTTTTTCTTCAACATAGGATTGGATTAATTTTGATTTTGGGAAATTGACAAACTGCACGTCGACTCTCATGTAACCTCCTCTTTGGGATTTGGTAGGACATTTAAAATTTATCGGAAATTACCCGTCAAAAGTTAAGGACTACAGCAAGATATTGAACAATAAATGGTTTCAATATCTTGCTGAAAGCTAGCATGTAATGGATCGGAAGTCAAGTCTTTTTGGCTAAACGGTCAAAACCTTTGGATTCTTTTGGCTGAGGAAAGAATTCCTAAAGATTCTCTGTATTTAGAGATAGTGCGGCGAGCGATTTTAATGTTTTTTTCCATGAACATCTTTTCAACAATTTCTTGATCTGAAAGAGGTTTTGATTTGTCTTCATTTCTAATAAAATCAGCCACATGCTGTTTAATCGATTCATTTGCCAACTCTTTACCCGCATTGTTCTCGACTGAGGCGTTAAAAAAATACTTCAATTCAAAAATTCCTCGGGGTGAATAAAGATATTTACCTGATGTTGCTCGTGAAATTGTGCTTTCATGTAAAGTCAATTCTTGTGCCACTGTTTTTAGAGTCATTGGGGTGAGGAAATCAACTCCATATTCAAAAAAACTTTTCTGATATTTAAGAATTGTGTCAACAACTTTTAAAATAGTTTTATCTCTTTCTTCAAGAGATCTTACGAGCCATTTAGCTGATTTAATATTTTCAGAAATATATTTATACGTTTCCTTATTATTTTTTCTATCCATGCTTTCTTTAATTTCTTTGATCAGTTTTGTATATTTTTTTGAAAGTTTGAGTCTAGGTAAATCGTTTTCATTTAAACTACAAATCCACTCATTATCTCTTTTATAGACAAAAACATCCGGGATTATAATCTGATTTGTTTGAGTACCAAATTGCCTCGCAGGTCTTGGATCTAAATTTGCTTTTATAAAACGAAATGATTCTTTAACTTCTTCTAAAGTCAATTTTTCATTTTTGGCAATTTTTTGAAAATTCTGTTTTTGAAACTCTTCCCAGTATTCTGTAAGTATTTTTTCGACAATTTTTGATTTTTTCTCGAGTTTATTATACTGAAGCAATAGGCATTCTTGTAGATCTCGTGCGCCCACACCAGCGGGTTCGCATTTTTGTATAATTTCAAGAGCAAAAATAAGATCATCTTCATGGATAGAATGGTTTTCTGCTATAACGTTTAATTTTGTATTGAAAAATCCATTGTCATCAATATATTGAAGTACTATATGAATACATTCCTTTTCATAGGGGCTGAGACGTTGAGTGGATATTTGATTTTCAATAAAATCATGGATGGAGTTGACAGAGGAATTGTCCGGAAACTCTTTTCTTTGATTCGCTGAAGAAATTTCTTCAGATCTATTTATATCATTAAATTTTTCGAGAAAATCACTTTGATTAAATGATTTTTGCAAGGCATATTTCAATTCTTCATAATGATTTTTTTGTTCTCTTTTACTGGAATTTGAAATATCAACAAGACAAGGATTCTTTTCTAATTCTTCATTGACAAACTTTTCAAGCTCAATTCTTCCTAAAGTTAAAATTGTTATCGAATTTTTTAACTCAGCTGAAAGTGAAATTCTTTGTGATGTTTTAAGTCCTTGTTTGATTTCAAGCGCCATTCAATTACTCCGCTACCCAATTAGGTGCAATATATGTTCTGGAAGCCGATTTGCTTGTGCAAGTACAGCAGTTCCTGCAGCAACAAGAATTTTATTTTGGGTAAAACGCGCACTTTCGGAGCCATAATCAACATCCCGAATACGTGACTGTGCTGCGCTCA is a genomic window containing:
- the rpoN gene encoding RNA polymerase factor sigma-54; the protein is MALEIKQGLKTSQRISLSAELKNSITILTLGRIELEKFVNEELEKNPCLVDISNSSKREQKNHYEELKYALQKSFNQSDFLEKFNDINRSEEISSANQRKEFPDNSSVNSIHDFIENQISTQRLSPYEKECIHIVLQYIDDNGFFNTKLNVIAENHSIHEDDLIFALEIIQKCEPAGVGARDLQECLLLQYNKLEKKSKIVEKILTEYWEEFQKQNFQKIAKNEKLTLEEVKESFRFIKANLDPRPARQFGTQTNQIIIPDVFVYKRDNEWICSLNENDLPRLKLSKKYTKLIKEIKESMDRKNNKETYKYISENIKSAKWLVRSLEERDKTILKVVDTILKYQKSFFEYGVDFLTPMTLKTVAQELTLHESTISRATSGKYLYSPRGIFELKYFFNASVENNAGKELANESIKQHVADFIRNEDKSKPLSDQEIVEKMFMEKNIKIARRTISKYRESLGILSSAKRIQRF
- a CDS encoding PTS sugar transporter subunit IIA — its product is MASELLRNLIKEQSTPLYLEARNKEDVIKEISFKISQVKKNLKEEEIFIGLSEREAKASTGVDLGVAIPHTSLNKIVDTELYFFLAPHGIEFSSLDSEPSYLFFVILSPKNPKKPYISSLKIMADICRTMRIDRVRFKLKSAKSLAEVLQILEG
- a CDS encoding HPF/RaiA family ribosome-associated protein, with product MRVDVQFVNFPKSKLIQSYVEEKILDCIEKFSANTTSVRAFFSVDGIEHHVKISVIAGKLSTCVNANSNDIGYCIDKVLTKLESSLRKVTKKARHKRAEFSSVSEMSDYSATNLRLRKIRSQKSENIFDKFETHFVSDFEDHVRKVS